A genomic region of Ignavibacteriota bacterium contains the following coding sequences:
- a CDS encoding DUF2911 domain-containing protein, with protein sequence MIDKFRKFLIIALILIFFASNSNSQNDKIRPSLNASVSQTIGLDTKIDINYSRPGVKGRKIWGDLVPFGLTPGNKYSDDKPFPWRAGANENTTFETSKDILIDGKKLPVGKYGIHMIPGEKEWIVIFSKNNSLWGSYKYNEAEDALRITVAPKEAPFEEWLTYGFDNLNGTSATAFLHWEKLIIPFQVSIVE encoded by the coding sequence ATGATCGATAAATTCAGAAAGTTTTTAATAATTGCTTTAATTCTAATATTCTTTGCTTCAAATTCAAATTCGCAGAATGATAAAATTAGACCAAGCTTAAATGCAAGTGTTTCGCAGACAATTGGTTTAGACACAAAAATTGATATCAATTATAGTAGACCAGGTGTTAAAGGAAGAAAAATTTGGGGAGATTTAGTTCCATTTGGTTTAACACCAGGGAACAAATATTCAGATGATAAGCCTTTCCCATGGAGAGCAGGAGCTAATGAAAATACAACTTTTGAAACCAGCAAAGATATTTTAATTGATGGCAAAAAACTTCCTGTCGGGAAATATGGGATTCACATGATTCCGGGAGAAAAAGAATGGATTGTAATTTTTAGCAAAAATAATTCACTATGGGGAAGTTATAAATATAATGAGGCAGAAGATGCATTAAGAATAACTGTAGCTCCAAAAGAAGCTCCTTTTGAAGAGTGGTTAACTTATGGTTTTGATAATTTGAATGGAACTTCAGCAACAGCATTTTTGCATTGGGAAAAACTTATTATTCCATTTCAGGTTTCAATAGTAGAATAA